From the Colletotrichum lupini chromosome 10, complete sequence genome, one window contains:
- a CDS encoding methylenetetrahydrofolate reductase produces MRAQMNETEVFLPHPAVAQGRDDHLIDGGVTLTLTLTLTLTLTLTLQESWKTRGARVGSSTGKGKRVWNSMPPVSTYLYPPSLSPTSPRSVTFLDLSTEVAHLGRCCKISKLLLPSYLKSPIPFKRDVPYALSQRDCLHPAILASPLAAILPPKTSTYTTANMHIKAMLDESRRTGEPSFSFEYFPPKTAQGVQNLYDRMERMYHFGPKFIDITWGAGGRIAELTCEMVLQAQSIYGLETCMHLTCTDMGLEKVNDALRKAYKAGCTNILALRGDPPREQEKWEATDDGFRYAKDLVKHIRATYHDHFDIGVAGYPEGCDDNKDEEQLLDHLKEKVDMGATFIVTQMFYDGDNFVRWVGKVRERGITVPIIPGIMPIATYSSFLRRAKHMNCKVPEEWMAALEPIKNDDVAVREVGKGLVAEMCRKIVAAGIHHLHFYTMNLAQATRMVLEELEWMPTSDRPVKHALPWKQSLAHGRREEDVRPIFWKGRNKSYVLRTQDWDEFPNGRWGDSRSPAFGELDAYGIGLTGTNEQNRKKWGEPKSVKDIANIFVRYLETELDSLPWSEAPLTSEADPIREELIGLNKRGLLTINSQPAVDGVKSTHPVHGWGPANGYVYQKAYLELLVHPDVYHEIVARVEKNPDMTYYATTKNGNLKYNASNDSPNAVTWGVFPGKEIVQPTIVEGISFMAWKDEAFRLGIDWAHCFEAGSPSRTLVERIMNEWYLINIVNNDFHQKTALFDLLEGLEVKEYSDISAEPQTNGAVKEQQTNGSAPTAAGKRGSTLFFQQKTFSSGMFLSMAFKRQGEEETDRKGKQRSKCIYLNDTPIQTDHKFLFPNEKKMVRENYTNNQRARSFNTVYLQSQINLGSTVSSNYTSGVFPTW; encoded by the exons ATGAGAGCACAGATGAATGAGACGGAAG TTTTTCTGCCGCACCCCGCAGTTGCACAGGGCAGGGACGATCACCTCATCGATGGAGG agtcactctcactctcactcttaCTCTCACTCTTACTCTCACTCTTACTCTCCAAGAGTCATGGAAGACTCGCGGTGCTCG CGTGGGATCCAGCACTGGGAAGGGTAAGAGGGTCTGGAACTCGATGCCACCCGTATCTACGTACCTTTACCCTCCGTCACTTTCTCCTACTTCTCCCCGGTCTGTTACTTTCCTGGACTTGAGCACTGAGGTAGCACATCTCGGCCGGTGCTGCAAAATTTCCAAACTTCTCCTCCCTTCATACCTCAAAAGTCCAATTCCCTTCAA AAGAGACGTACCATACGCTTTGAGCCAACGAGATTGTTTG CACCCGGCGATTCTAGCGAGCCCTTTGGCGGCCATACTTCCACCT AAAACTTCCACCTACACAACCGCCAATATGCACATCAAGGCTATGCTCGACGAGTCCCGGAGGACGGGCGagccctccttctccttcgaGTATTTCCCTCCTAAGACGGCTCAGGGTGTCCAGAACCTCTACGATCGTATGGAGCGCATGTACCACTTCGGTCCCAAGTTCATCGATATTACATGGGGTGCTGGCGGCCGCATCGCCGAGCTCACCTGCGAGATGGTCCTCCAGGCACAGTCCATCTACGGTCTCGAGACCTGCATGCACTTGACTTGTACCGACATGGGCCTGGAAAAGGTCAACGACGCTTTGCGCAAGGCCTACAAGGCTGGTTGCACCAACATCCTAGCCCTACGTGGCGACCCCCCAAGAGAGCAGGAGAAGTGGGAGGCCACCGACGACGGCTTCCGCTACGCAAAGGACTTGGTCAAGCACATTCGTGCCACCTACCACGACCACTTCGACATTGGTGTCGCTGGCTACCCCGAGGGCTGCGACGACAACAAGGACGAGGAGCAGCTGCTGGACCACTTGAAGGAGAAGGTCGATATGGGCGCCACCTTCATTGTCACACAGATGTTCTACGACGGTGACAACTTTGTTCGCTGGGTCGGCAAGGTTCGCGAACGTGGCATTACCGTCCCCATCATTCCCGGTATTATGCCAATTGCCACCTACTCCAGCTTCTTGCGCCGCGCAAAGCACATGAACTGCAAGGTGCCTGAGGAGTGGATGGCTGCTCTGGAGCCTATCAAGAACGACGACGTTGCTGTTAGAGAGGTCGGTAAGGGTCTGGTCGCCGAGATGTGCCGGAAGATCGTTGCTGCTGGCATTCACCACCTGCACTTCTACACCATGAACCTGGCCCAGGCCACCAGAATGGTTCTCGAGGAATTGGAATGGATGCCCACGAGCGACCGCCCTGTGAAGCATGCCCTTCCCTGGAAGCAGTCCCTGGCCCACGGACGCAGAGAGGAGGATGTACGCCCCATCTTCTGGAAGGGCCGTAACAAGTCTTACGTTCTTCGTACCCAGGACTGGGACGAGTTCCCCAACGGACGCTGGGGTGATTCTCGGTCTCCCGCTTTCGGTGAGCTGGATGCCTACGGCATTGGCTTGACCGGTACGAACGAGCAGAACAGAAAGAAGTGGGGCGAGCCCAAGTCAGTGAAGGACATTGCCAACATCTTCGTCCGATACCTTGAGACGGAGCTGGACTCATTGCCTTGGAGTGAGGCACCTCTCACTAGCGAAGCCGATCCCATTCGCGAAGAGCTCATTGGACTGAACAAGCGTGGCCTCCTGACCATCAACTCGCAACCTGCTGTCGACGGCGTGAAGTCGACCCATCCAGTACACGGTTGGGGACCGGCAAACGGCTACGTTTACCAGAAGGCTTACCTCGAACTCCTCGTTCACCCCGATGTGTACCATGAGATCGTTGCCCGCGTCGAGAAGAACCCTGACATGACTTACTACGCCACCACAAAGAATGGCAACTTGAAGTACAACGCTTCAAATGACAGCCCCAACGCTGTTACATGGGGTGTCTTCCCGGGCAAGGAGATTGTCCAGCCCACAATTGTCGAGGGTATCAGCTTCATGGCCTGGAAGGACGAGGCCTTCCGCTTGGGCATCGACTGGGCACACTGCTTCGAGGCTGGGTCTCCCAGTAGAACCCTTGTTGAGCGTATCATGAACGAATGGTACCTCATCAACATTG TGAACAATGACTTCCACCAGAAGACAGCTCTCTTCGACTTGCTCGAGGGCCTTGAGGTCAAGGAATACAGCGACATTTCGGCTGAGCCTCAGACAAACGGCGCCGTCAAGGAACAACAAACCAACGGCAGCGCTCCTACCGCCGCA GGCAAAAGGGGGTCAACTTTGTTTTTTCAACAAAAAACTTTTTCAAGTGGCATGTTTCTATCCATGGCATTCAAGCG TCAAGGAGAAGAGGAAACGGACAGGAAGGGAAAGCAACGGAGCAAATGCATATATCTCAACGATACCCCCATACAAACGGACCACAAGTTTCTTTTCCCCAACGAGAAGAAAATGGTCCGGGAGAACTACACAAACAACCAGAGAGCAAGGAGTTTCAACACGG TCTATCTTCAGAGCCAAATCAACTTGGGCTCGACTGTTTCCTCAAACTACACTTCTGGCGTCTTCCCAACCTGGTGA
- a CDS encoding RNase3 domain-containing protein: METSKRQRIGDWPLIDGLGELYLTPLPSKPSTPVERSHKPPSTTGLGGTCPAIEFSTKLPSPSCSTATSSRHDSVVNTDDVEEQDQADEDEEDDYRRWSVNPERPRKISEKKRQDHAKFQSWIESNQAKVLEAASKTKAPTHGSVAYLLKESENRRIIQSPREYQIELFERAKQKNIIAVLDTGTGKTLIAALLLRHILEKEVEDRAHGKPKRTAFFLVDKVSLVFQQHAVLECNLEHSVARYCGDMVDEMWSSEFWAKQFEENMVVVCTAAILQKCLMHSYICMHQINLLIFDEAHHTKKNHPYARIIKDFYIREPEKEKRPKILGMTASPVDAQTNMKVATAQLECLLHSEIATVSEESLALNPNQRKITEREIHYTPLVRSFESELVQKIRALVRRNQLFDKELQWTTTAMAELGPWVADRFWKLYLTDNTIARLANRTDINYSGFDGNGKQTAAVQKLRDIIQSHNFKPPALSLDDVSSKVLRLWDELKVRFSQPTDHRCIVFVEMRLTAVMLAELFKQDGMDLPHLKSAALVGSQASAGLGNMSFKEQLLTITKFRRGEVNCIFSTQVAEEGIDIPACNVVMRFDLYKSVIQYIQSKGRARQQDSEYLSLVEIGNGRHTRAVAQATYDQSVLRRFCSALPEDKKIMGMDINASVMQAELHYQTYTIKETGAKLTWMSSLEVLANFASSLRQSSDEVLMPEYVVTNQGQSFIAEVQLPAKSPILSMTGMPHKRKQAARCSAAFELCKELVKKKYIDLNLQPIFTKKLPAMRNARLAISSNKRAEYRMRTKPEIWSRVGVFDHLYVTVLALGSPDAVGKESKPLLLLTREKLPDLPPIPLFFGNDQKSNTFIVSLPKPINMSPANSELLKKFTLRVFKDVFSKEYEAAVFDMPYFLAPTAQSHSADYQHADAATLVDWNHLQATNDKDYLDWDDSTSDEFFTDKLVIDPYAGSRKLRLRGVRKDLKPMDPVPDGVPDPGHRPWRDSAVEKNIKEYSVSLWMKSRLKRTWRDTQPVVEAEVISLRRNLLDDFVEATNGESKVCYVILEPLRVSTLPMETVVMAFTFPAIIHRMDQVLIALDLCKLLKLDIRPDLALEAVTKDSDNSDEHDAEKINFQGGMGNNYERLEFIGDTCLKMATTIALFTNNPDNNEFQYHVERMLLISNRNLLNKAIDRNLQEYVRSKSFNRRSWYPQGLRLIRGKEGTVDVNHALADKSIADVCEALIGAAYLTFSDSNDFDMAIQAVSAMVNDKNHRMTSWADYYAGYKPPSWQTEPASAMYRDVARQVKNKMGYDFKSPALLRSAFKHPSCPHNVCSLPNYQRLEFLGDALLDMVCVDFLYHKFPSADPEWLTRHKSTMVSNRFLACLCVKLDLHKHILTAQASLLSQTQEFVAALRFAEESAREEALMEAVQNGAPADGEQGKEAPVTKATGNATTAAPVSYWQHVEDAPKYLSDMMEAYIGAVFVDSDYDFGQVRAFFEAHVRPFFTDMSLYSDYALNHPVTNVSHMLSNDFGCDGWRLMTNEVVPPVEAGAGVITETQVLCGIMIHGQVYFHATAASGRYAKVAVAKVAIMKFTDMDREAFRKEFGCDCQDAEGECGTQLVS; this comes from the exons ATGGAGACATCTAAACGTCAAAGAATCGGGGATTGGCCTCTCATCGACGGCCTAGGGGAGCTCTACTTGACTCCCCTTCCCTCGAAGCCCTCGACGCCTGTGGAGAGAAGCCATAAACCGCCTTCGACGACCGGACTAGGAGGAACCTGCCCGGCAATAGAGTTTTCCACCAAGCTACCCTCTCCGAGCTGTTCAACCGCGACTTCCTCCAGGCATGATTCCGTTGTCAACACAGACGACGTCGAAGAGCAGGATCAGGCAGATGAGGATGAAGAAGATGACTATCGTCGCTGGAGTGTCAACCCTGAGAGGCCGCGAAAGATCTCAGAGAAGAAGCGTCAGGACCACGCCAAGTTCCAGTCTTGGATCGAATCGAATCAAGCCAAGGTGCTTGAGGCAGCCTCAAAGACCAAGGCACCGACGCATGGTTCTGTTGCATACTTGTTGAAGGAAAGTGAGAACCGAAGAATTATTCAGAGTCCTCGCGAGTACCAGATCGAGCTCTTCGAAAGAGCGAAACAGAAAAACATCATCGCAGTCCTGGACACGGGCACCGGCAAGACCTTGATTGCCGCTCTTCTGCTTCGTCACATACTTGAGAAGGAGGTCGAGGACCGCGCACACGGAAAGCCTAAACGTACGGCTTTCTTTCTG GTTGACAAGGTGTCGCTGGTCTTTCAGCAGCACGCGGTTCTCGAGTGCAACCTGGAGCATTCTGTCGCCCGGTACTGCGGTGACATGGTTGACGAGATGTGGTCAAGCGAGTTCTGGGCTAAACAGTTTGAAGAGAACATGGTCGTGGTTTGTACTGCGGCCATTTTGCAGAAATGTTTGATGCACTCTTACATTTGCATGCACCAGATCAACCTCCTCATCTTCGACGAAGCACATCATACGAAGAAAAACCATCCCTACGCGCGCATCATCAAGGATTTCTACATCAGAGAGCCCGAAAAGGAGAAGAGACCCAAAATTCTCGGCATGACTGCGTCACCGGTTGACGCCCAGACGAACATGAAGGTTGCCACTGCTCAACTAGAGTGCCTCCTACACAGCGAAATTGCAACCGTCTCCGAGGAATCGCTGGCTTTGAATCCCAACCAGCGGAAGATTACAGAGAGGGAAATCCACTATACGCCTCTAGTGAGATCGTTTGAATCGGAACTCGTGCAGAAGATACGGGCACTTGTTCGCAGGAACCAGCTCTTTGACAAGGAGCTCCAATGGACTACCACCGCCATGGCGGAACTCGGTCCGTGGGTAGCAGATCGCTTCTGGAAGCTTTACCTTACCGACAACACGATTGCACGACTGGCGAACAGAACAGATATCAACTACTCAGGTTTCGACGGTAATGGCAAGCAGACAGCAGCAGTCCAAAAGCTTCGGGATATCATCCAAAGTCACAACTTTAAGCCACCCGCACTGTCTTTGGATGATGTGTCCAGCAAGGTCCTCCGCCTTTGGGACGAGCTGAAGGTCCGATTTTCTCAGCCAACTGATCATCGGTGCATCGTATTTGTGGAAATGAGACTCACTGCAGTGATGCTCGCCGAGTTGTTCAAGCAGGACGGCATGGACTTACCACACCTCAAGTCGGCAGCACTCGTCGGCAGTCAGGCCTCTGCAGGTCTCGGCAACATGTCTTTCAAGGAACAGCTTTTGACCATCACAAAGTTCAGGCGGGGTGAAGTCAATTGCATCTTTTCTACCCAAGTTGCTGAAGAGGGAATAGATATTCCTGCCTGCAATGTGGTTATGCGATTTGACCTTTATAAGTCCGTCATTCAGTACATTCAGTCGAAGGGACGCGCAAGACAACAAGATTCAGAATACCTTTCCCTCGTCGAGATAGGCAATGGAAGACATACTCGAGCGGTAGCGCAAGCCACGTATGATCAAAGCGTTCTCCGCCGATTTTGCAGTGCGTTACCGGAGGACAAGAAGATCATGGGCATGGACATCAATGCCAGCGTGATGCAAGCAGAGTTGCACTACCAGACTTACACCATCAAGGAGACCGGCGCCAAGCTGACGTGGATGTCTAGCCTAGAGGTGTTGGCCAACTTCGCATCATCACTGCGCCAGTCCAGCGATGAAGTCTTGATGCCAGAGTATGTGGTGACCAACCAGGGACAATCCTTCATCGCCGAGGTTCAGTTACCGGCAAAGTCCCCGATTCTTAGCATGACGGGAATGCCACACAAGAGGAAGCAGGCTGCCCGCTGTTCTGCGGCATTCGAGCTGTGCAAGGAGCTAGTCAAGAAGAAGTACATCGATCTCAACTTACAACCAATCTTCACCAAGAAGCTACCTGCGATGCGAAACGCCCGTCTAGCAATCAGTTCCAACAAAAGGGCAGAGTACAGGATGCGTACCAAGCCTGAAATATGGTCACGAGTTGGTGTTTTTGATCATCTGTACGTCACAGTACTGGCACTTGGTTCGCCAGACGCAGTTGGCAAAGAGTCGAAGCCGCTGCTTCTCCTCACCAGAGAGAAGTTGCCCGACCTTCCTCCTATACCACTGTTCTTTGGAAACGATCAGAAGTCTAATACTTTCATCGTGTCCCTGCCGAAGCCGATCAATATGTCTCCCGCAAATTCAGAGCTTCTGAAGAAGTTCACCCTTCGTGTTTTCAAGGACGTTTTCAGCAAGGAATACGAAGCTGCGGTCTTCGATATGCCTTACTTCCTCGCTCCGACCGCACAGAGTCATTCCGCCGACTATCAACATGCCGACGCAGCTACACTAGTTGACTGGAACCACCTTCAAGCGACCAACGACAAAGACTATCTAGACTGGGACGACAGCACCTCAGATGAGTTTTTTACTGACAAGCTCGTAATCGATCCTTACGCGGGATCTCGCAAGCTACGCTTGAGGGGAGTTCGCAAAGACCTGAAGCCAATGGATCCCGTGCCCGATGGCGTTCCTGACCCTGGCCACAGGCCGTGGCGCGACTCAGCAGTGGAGAAGAACATCAAGGAGTACAGCGTCAGTCTCTGGATGAAAAGTCGTCTTAAGCGAACATGGCGCGATACGCAGCCTGTGGTCGAGGCCGAAGTGATCTCACTGAGACGCAACTTGCTGGATGACTTCGTGGAGGCCACAAATGGAGAGTCCAAGGTCTGCTACGTGATATTGGAGCCCTTGAGGGTCTCGACT TTACCTATGGAGACAGTCGTCATGGCATTCACATTTCCTGCCATCATTCATCGCATGGACCAGGTCTTGATTGCCCTCGACTTGTGCAAGTTGCTCAAGCTCGACATCCGGCCTGACCTGGCCCTCGAAGCCGTCACCAAAGACTCTGACAACAGTGACGAGCATGACGCAGAGAAAATCAACTTCCAAGGGGGGATGGGCAACAATTACGAGCGCCTGGAGTTCATTGGCGATACTTGCTTGAAAATGGCCACCACTATCGCCCTCTTTACCAACAATCCAGACAACAATGAGTTCCAGTATCATGTCGAGCGTATGCTGTTGATCAGCAATCGGAACCTCTTGAACAAGGCTATCGACCGGAACTTACAGGAATACGTGCGATCAAAATCCTTCAACCGCCGCAGCTGGTATCCTCAGGGTCTCCGTCTCATCCGAGGCAAGGAGGGCACTGTTGATGTCAACCATGCTCTTGCGGACAAATCCATCGCTGATGTCTGCGAAGCCCTGATCGGCGCCGCGTATCTCACGTTCAGCGATTCGAACGACTTCGACATGGCCATCCAGGCAGTCAGCGCCATGGTGAACGATAAGAACCATCGCATGACCTCATGGGCAGACTACTACGCAGGGTATAAGCCTCCCTCTTGGCAGACAGAGCCAGCCTCCGCAATGTACCGGGATGTGGCCAGACAGGTCAAGAACAAGATGGGATACGACTTCAAGTCACCTGCGCTGCTGCGAAGTGCCTTTAAGCATCCGTCGTGCCCTCATAATGTATGCTCTCTGCCCAACTACCAGCGTCTCGAGTTCCTCGGCGATGCTCTGCTCGACATGGTCTGCGTAGACTTCCTCTACCACAAGTTTCCCAGCGCGGATCCGGAGTGGCTGACCCGCCACAAGAGTACCATGGTCAGCAATCGCTTCTTGGCCTGCCTCTGCGTGAAGCTGGACCTCCATAAGCACATTTTGACGGCGCAGGCATCGTTGCTGAGCCAGACTCAAGAATTCGTTGCCGCTCTCAGATTCGCCGAAGAGAGCGCCAGAGAAGAAGCTCTAATGGAAGCAGTTCAAAACGGAGCTCCCGCCGACGGAGAACAAGGAAAAGAAGCGCCGGTGACCAAAGCTACAGGGAATGCCACAACCGCCGCCCCGGTGAGCTACTGGCAACACGTAGAAGACGCGCCCAAATACCTCTCCGATATGATGGAAGCGTACATCGGCGCCGTCTTCGTGGACTCGGACTACGACTTCGGCCAGGTCCGCGCCTTTTTCGAAGCCCACGTCCGGCCCTTCTTCACCGACATGTCCCTCTACAGCGACTACGCCCTCAACCATCCCGTCACCAACGTCTCGCACATGCTTAGCAACGATTTCGGCTGCGACGGCTGGCGCCTCATGACCAACGAGGTCGTGCCGCCCGTCGAGGCCGGCGCTGGTGTCATTACCGAGACGCAGGTCCTCTGCGGTATCATGATCCACGGGCAGGTGTACTTCCACGCCACGGCTGCGAGTGGACGGTACGCCAAGGTCGCGGTCGCCAAGGTGGCTATTATGAAGTTTACGGATATGGATAGGGAGGCGTTTAGAAAGGAGTTTGGGTGTGATTGCCAGGATGCGGAGGGTGAGTGTGGCACACAGCTAGTTAGTTGA